In the Afipia sp. GAS231 genome, GCGCTGCGCCGCAAATGCGGCGTCGAGTTTGGTGCGAAGCGAAAAGCGCCGGCTGAGGGCAAGGATGCGTTCGCCGACGAGATCGCCGATCGCCAGTTCCGGCCGGCTCGCCAGACGATGGCGTTTCGGCAACAACGCATGCGGCCGCGCCCGCCGGAAGACCTCCAGCCGGACGCCGTCATGGGATGGCGTCTGGTCGACAAGTCCGAGGTCGGCGCTGCCTTCCGCCACCGCCGCGAGGCAGTCGGTTGATTTGCCGATCTCGACCTGAACCCTCACCCTTGGCTCGCTCGCGATGAAGCGGGCGAGTATCGGCGCCAGAAACAGGTTTGCCAGCGTTGGCGGAGTTGCGAAGCGGATCGTGGTCACGGCATCGATGCCGGCCCGCGGCGCGGCAAGCTGGTCGAGCAGATCAAAGATCACCGCCGCGCGCGCCTCGAACGCGAGCGCTTCCGCGGTCGGCGCCAGGCGGCCGTTTCTTCGCATGAACAGCGGCTGACCCAGCCGTGCTTCGAGGCTTGCGATCGCGCGCGAAACGGAAGGTTGCGAGGTGCCGAGATCGCGCGCTGCCTGCGTGGTTTTTCCAGTCGCGACCATGGCGCGCAGGGCCTCGATCTCGCGCAGCGAGGGACGAACGCTGATGCCTTCCGCGGCGCCGGATGCCATCTTTTGACTATTCATTTTTCGCATAGATTTTCCTAATTTAAATAAATAATTGCATAACAGGAACTTACGTGCAAGTTCTTTGCGGCGCCGCTGGCGCGCGCGGACACGTGATGGCTTTGACGAGAGTCGAACTGTCGGATGAATCCGGCCCTCGTCATGTCTCCGTTGATTCTGACGTCTCAAGAAACTCAAACAACATCGGGGGTAGGGGTGAGCGCAATTGCGGAAATAACGACGGCGAATCCACGCCAATCGGTCGGCCGCGCAGTTGTTGCCGCAACGGTCGGCAACATGCTCGAATGGTACGATTTCACGATCTATGCCGCGTTCGCGGTGCCGATCTCGAAGACGTTCTTTCCGGCCGACAACGAAGTCGTCTCCTTGATGCTGGGCCTGGTAAC is a window encoding:
- a CDS encoding LysR family transcriptional regulator, with amino-acid sequence MNSQKMASGAAEGISVRPSLREIEALRAMVATGKTTQAARDLGTSQPSVSRAIASLEARLGQPLFMRRNGRLAPTAEALAFEARAAVIFDLLDQLAAPRAGIDAVTTIRFATPPTLANLFLAPILARFIASEPRVRVQVEIGKSTDCLAAVAEGSADLGLVDQTPSHDGVRLEVFRRARPHALLPKRHRLASRPELAIGDLVGERILALSRRFSLRTKLDAAFAAQRAEPLIVAEATTSVFLAEMVRAGLGIAVLNPFPLELRPDKALVFRPLDLKISLETAVVVPARGSLAPAARALANFIRAEQPASPFSTPVK